A genome region from Flavobacterium sp. includes the following:
- a CDS encoding DUF4230 domain-containing protein: MQNLIKRIIGVGVIVLLIVLAFKYCQFKKDDDSSIDYNTNLIQQQILNVGKLVVTEGHFSEVITYKNQQKYLMDMISFEKKALIVVNANVTVAYDLHKMKYDIDEKNKTITILNIPKEEITINPDIQFYDVEQSKLNPFTGDDYNKINKSVKANLAKKIETSTLKTNAQNRLISELSKILIMTNSMGWKLQYNGKTIESETELTQDLKL, translated from the coding sequence ATGCAAAACTTAATCAAAAGAATTATTGGCGTTGGTGTTATTGTTTTACTTATTGTTCTGGCTTTTAAATACTGTCAGTTCAAAAAAGACGACGATTCTTCTATCGATTACAATACCAATTTAATTCAGCAGCAAATTCTAAACGTTGGAAAACTAGTGGTCACCGAAGGACATTTCTCGGAAGTTATTACGTATAAAAATCAGCAGAAATATTTAATGGATATGATTTCCTTTGAGAAAAAAGCGCTGATAGTTGTAAATGCAAATGTTACTGTTGCCTACGATTTGCATAAAATGAAATACGATATCGACGAAAAAAACAAAACCATCACAATTCTAAATATTCCAAAAGAAGAAATCACGATTAATCCGGACATTCAGTTTTACGACGTAGAACAAAGCAAACTGAATCCGTTTACGGGAGACGATTACAATAAAATCAATAAATCGGTAAAAGCGAATCTTGCTAAAAAAATCGAAACATCAACCCTAAAAACAAACGCCCAAAACCGTTTAATAAGTGAGTTATCTAAGATTTTAATTATGACAAACTCAATGGGCTGGAAACTGCAGTACAACGGAAAAACAATTGAATCTGAAACTGAATTGACTCAGGATTTGAAGCTTTAG
- a CDS encoding translocation/assembly module TamB domain-containing protein, translated as MNKKTIHYVKKTLRVLLWCVVSIVALLLLFVILIQVPSVQNFAKDKAITYLHKKIKTKVTLNRIAIKFPKDVVLEGFYFEDQKKDTLLAGNRLEVDVDLFKLVSSELEINSVKLENVKANISRNKEGVFNFDYIIKAFESKEPKVEDPDAKPFKISVVKVNLDNVKFNFKDDYSKNDIAVKLTHFDTKFNKFDLDKMDFDIPNINLNGLKLVLDQDVVEKIAEVSVKTVDTISKRPDFKLALEKISLSKIDILYDNKDSKLNSGIRLGNLNLSVNEVDINKQLLDFDTFELKNLSGNLRLGAKDKQIDAPNLDTTAIKQAGWKAKLNKVNIQNIAFKFDDMQSKPTAKGIDYSHLDLSKFNLEAEKLYYANDTISGNIKSLAAAEKRGLNIQSLKTDFFYGPKNASLENLYLKTPQTLVQDKIKVEYKSLAALKKDIVNLSVDANLKQSKIGFKDILMFVPDLQKTNPFKSNPNAIVYVNSRVNGKVKDLNIPKFEMSGIGTTKVSLSGKIIGLPDAQKAYYDLDIKKISSTSKDINMFVPAGTIPKNIQLPSQINLQGKFKGSVQNFKTNLALNSSFGNAKVDALFDQRVKKKEKYDATVYLLDFDLGRLIKNDSIGKITLKAKVKGKGLDPKTAQAELDGIVQKAVFNRYTYRDLALKGNIANGSFAVKSGMQDPNLNFNLTASGNTQEKYPAVKLKLNLDIADLEKLNLHAGPMKLRGNVDADIVNSNPDFLNGKVFLSNIQILQDKEPIVLDSVRVIAFSDNTRNNIKISSQFLKAEVDGKYKLTTLAAAIKKSLSKYIDLKNPKANGESDEQRLAFTLTVDNDPILFKLIPKLTGLEPIKITGKYNNVTDSLEIRGTIPRIVYADNTIADGKINIEAKENALEYSISIATIESGSLKIPFTSLTGQVQNNILTYALEVQDAKDKQQYFIAGEFKTEDSKNIFKIDAENFILNYDRWTIDPENAVEFGDKRLYVNKFFLSNSGNELKVQSQGTQNNAPLQIDFVNFKIETIMNMVKKDKLLMQGLINGNAVVENVMTNPTFTSDIKVDDFTFKGEKVGDLEVKVDNKTADLLAANVSLSDDGNDVKLSGDYNIKAGNFDFDVLINKLNIKSIQGFSMDNIKEGTGYLSGNFKVTGNTSTPKINGELNFNDAAFRVTQLNSYFKIKKEKITFDNETITFDKFSLFDENDNELYVNGNIKSADFRKYNFDLLVEANDFRAINSKAADNDLFYGDLFLDTKLNIKGDLESPSVDGTIKINKETKFTVVLPQSDPSIADREGIVEFVDEDNMYLRQTVELQNQLNQSDVKGMDVNVAISIDKEAELTLLIDKANGDYLNLKGEAELVGGIDKSGKTTLTGKYEFTDGAYEMNFNGIKRKFNIQKGSYITWNGEPTMANLNITAIYKVNAAPIDLLGNQLGSDDSATRNRYKQKLPFQTLLKMNGELLKPDISFGIVLPEGNYDVSSDVVELTQSKLKQLEQDPAELNKQVFALLLLNRFVGENPFSSESGGTNPESLARQSVSKILSQQLNNLAGELITGFEVNFDLESTEDYTTGTMQNRTDLNVEVSKKLLDDRLKVTVGSSFGVEGQERANEESTNIAGDVALDYQLTKDGRYMVRAYRKNQYQVAVEGQVIETGVAFIITMSYNKFRELFHRTEQEKELIREEKIRKEKEKQKKKEAKEKEKLEEEQQENQIEGNE; from the coding sequence ATGAATAAGAAAACCATTCATTACGTAAAAAAAACACTTCGTGTACTGTTATGGTGCGTGGTTTCTATAGTTGCACTTTTATTACTTTTTGTTATATTAATTCAGGTTCCGTCAGTTCAGAATTTCGCCAAAGACAAAGCGATAACCTATCTTCATAAAAAAATAAAAACCAAAGTTACTTTAAACAGAATTGCCATAAAATTCCCAAAAGATGTAGTTCTGGAAGGTTTTTATTTTGAAGACCAAAAAAAAGATACACTACTGGCCGGTAATCGTTTAGAAGTAGATGTTGACCTTTTTAAACTCGTAAGCAGCGAACTCGAAATCAATTCTGTAAAACTTGAAAACGTAAAAGCCAATATTTCCAGAAATAAAGAAGGTGTTTTCAATTTCGATTATATTATAAAAGCATTCGAATCAAAAGAACCAAAAGTTGAAGATCCCGATGCTAAACCATTTAAAATATCAGTTGTAAAAGTAAATCTGGATAACGTTAAATTCAATTTTAAAGACGATTATTCTAAAAATGACATTGCCGTTAAACTGACTCATTTTGATACCAAATTCAATAAATTCGATTTGGATAAAATGGATTTTGATATTCCGAATATTAATTTAAACGGATTAAAACTGGTTTTAGATCAGGATGTTGTAGAGAAAATTGCAGAAGTTTCGGTAAAAACAGTTGATACTATTTCAAAACGACCGGATTTTAAACTTGCATTAGAAAAAATCTCATTATCTAAAATCGATATTTTATACGACAATAAAGACTCAAAATTAAATTCGGGCATTCGATTAGGAAATCTAAATTTATCTGTTAATGAGGTTGATATAAACAAACAGCTTTTAGATTTCGACACATTCGAATTAAAAAATCTGAGCGGAAATTTAAGATTAGGAGCAAAAGACAAACAAATCGATGCACCAAATTTAGATACAACTGCCATAAAACAAGCCGGCTGGAAAGCAAAACTTAACAAAGTCAATATTCAAAATATCGCTTTCAAATTTGATGATATGCAGTCGAAACCAACCGCAAAAGGAATCGATTACAGTCATCTGGATTTGAGTAAATTTAATCTCGAAGCAGAGAAATTATATTATGCAAATGATACCATTTCGGGAAATATAAAATCGCTGGCCGCAGCTGAAAAAAGAGGATTAAACATTCAATCCCTAAAAACAGACTTTTTCTACGGACCCAAAAATGCATCTTTAGAAAATTTGTATTTAAAAACACCGCAAACACTTGTACAAGATAAAATTAAAGTAGAATACAAATCACTTGCTGCGCTTAAAAAAGACATTGTCAATCTTTCTGTCGATGCCAATTTAAAACAATCAAAAATAGGATTTAAAGACATTTTAATGTTTGTTCCAGATTTACAGAAAACAAATCCGTTTAAAAGTAACCCAAACGCCATTGTATATGTAAACAGCCGTGTAAACGGAAAAGTAAAAGATTTGAATATTCCTAAATTTGAAATGAGCGGAATAGGAACCACAAAAGTTTCCCTTTCGGGGAAAATAATCGGACTTCCTGATGCCCAAAAAGCCTATTACGATTTAGATATCAAGAAAATATCAAGCACTTCAAAAGATATAAATATGTTCGTGCCGGCCGGAACAATTCCGAAAAATATTCAGCTTCCATCGCAGATTAATTTACAGGGAAAATTCAAAGGTTCGGTTCAGAATTTTAAAACCAATCTCGCTTTAAACAGCAGTTTCGGAAATGCAAAAGTCGATGCTTTATTCGATCAGCGAGTGAAGAAAAAAGAGAAATACGATGCAACAGTTTATTTGCTTGATTTTGATTTAGGAAGATTAATCAAAAATGATTCAATCGGAAAAATTACGCTTAAAGCGAAAGTTAAAGGAAAGGGTTTAGACCCAAAAACGGCACAGGCAGAATTAGACGGAATTGTGCAGAAAGCAGTTTTCAACCGATATACCTACAGAGATTTAGCATTAAAAGGAAATATTGCAAACGGCTCATTTGCAGTAAAATCCGGAATGCAGGATCCAAATTTGAATTTTAATTTAACAGCAAGCGGAAATACACAAGAGAAATATCCTGCAGTAAAATTAAAACTGAATCTTGATATTGCCGATCTCGAAAAACTGAACCTGCATGCCGGACCAATGAAACTTCGCGGAAACGTTGATGCTGATATTGTTAATAGTAATCCGGATTTTTTAAACGGAAAAGTATTTCTTTCAAACATTCAGATTTTGCAGGATAAAGAACCAATTGTTCTGGATTCGGTTCGTGTTATCGCATTTTCAGACAATACCAGAAATAATATAAAAATTTCTTCTCAGTTTTTAAAAGCCGAAGTTGACGGAAAATATAAATTGACAACTTTAGCCGCGGCCATAAAAAAATCATTGTCAAAATATATTGATTTAAAAAATCCAAAAGCAAATGGAGAATCAGACGAGCAAAGATTAGCTTTTACTTTAACGGTTGATAACGATCCGATTCTTTTTAAACTGATTCCGAAATTGACAGGTTTAGAACCAATTAAAATCACAGGAAAATACAATAACGTAACCGATTCTTTAGAAATAAGAGGAACAATTCCGCGAATCGTTTACGCAGATAACACCATTGCCGATGGAAAAATTAATATCGAAGCCAAAGAAAATGCTTTAGAATATTCAATTTCTATTGCTACGATTGAAAGTGGATCTTTAAAAATTCCTTTTACAAGTTTAACAGGACAGGTTCAGAACAATATTTTGACTTATGCACTTGAAGTTCAGGATGCAAAAGACAAACAACAATATTTTATTGCAGGAGAATTTAAAACAGAAGATTCTAAAAACATTTTTAAAATTGATGCAGAGAACTTCATTTTAAATTATGACCGATGGACAATTGATCCTGAAAATGCAGTTGAATTTGGAGATAAACGATTGTATGTCAATAAATTTTTCCTGAGTAATAGTGGAAACGAATTAAAAGTTCAGTCGCAGGGAACGCAAAACAATGCGCCTTTGCAGATCGATTTTGTAAACTTCAAAATCGAAACCATTATGAATATGGTTAAAAAAGATAAACTTTTAATGCAGGGTTTAATTAACGGAAATGCCGTTGTAGAAAACGTTATGACAAACCCAACTTTTACGTCGGATATAAAAGTGGATGATTTTACTTTTAAAGGCGAAAAAGTAGGAGATCTTGAAGTAAAAGTCGATAACAAAACAGCCGATCTTCTGGCAGCAAATGTAAGTCTAAGCGACGATGGAAATGACGTAAAACTTTCAGGAGATTACAATATTAAAGCCGGAAATTTTGATTTTGATGTTTTGATTAATAAGTTGAATATCAAAAGTATTCAGGGCTTTAGCATGGATAATATCAAAGAAGGAACCGGATATTTATCAGGAAACTTTAAAGTTACCGGAAATACTTCGACTCCAAAAATTAACGGAGAACTTAACTTTAATGATGCAGCTTTTAGGGTAACGCAGCTCAATTCGTATTTTAAAATCAAAAAAGAAAAAATCACATTTGATAACGAAACCATCACATTTGATAAATTCTCTCTTTTTGATGAAAACGATAATGAATTGTATGTAAACGGAAATATCAAATCGGCTGATTTTAGAAAATACAATTTTGATTTGCTTGTTGAAGCCAATGATTTCAGGGCAATAAACTCAAAAGCGGCAGATAATGATTTGTTTTATGGGGATTTGTTTTTAGACACTAAACTAAATATTAAAGGAGATCTCGAAAGCCCTTCTGTCGACGGAACGATTAAAATCAATAAAGAAACCAAATTTACAGTTGTTCTGCCGCAGTCAGATCCTTCCATCGCAGATCGTGAAGGAATTGTTGAGTTTGTGGATGAAGACAATATGTATTTAAGACAAACCGTTGAACTTCAGAATCAGCTTAATCAGTCTGATGTAAAAGGAATGGACGTTAATGTCGCGATTTCGATTGATAAAGAAGCAGAATTGACACTTTTAATTGATAAAGCCAATGGCGATTATCTGAATTTAAAAGGCGAAGCAGAATTAGTGGGCGGAATTGATAAATCTGGTAAAACAACATTAACCGGGAAATATGAGTTTACGGATGGTGCGTATGAAATGAATTTTAACGGAATAAAAAGAAAATTCAATATCCAGAAAGGAAGTTACATAACCTGGAATGGCGAGCCGACAATGGCAAATTTAAATATTACAGCAATTTATAAAGTAAATGCAGCACCAATTGATTTACTTGGAAATCAGCTGGGAAGCGATGATTCAGCTACAAGAAACAGATACAAACAAAAACTTCCGTTTCAGACTTTATTGAAAATGAACGGAGAGTTATTGAAACCGGATATTTCTTTTGGAATCGTGCTTCCTGAAGGAAATTACGATGTTTCTTCGGATGTTGTCGAACTTACACAATCTAAGCTAAAACAATTAGAACAAGATCCTGCAGAATTAAATAAACAGGTTTTTGCCCTTTTATTATTAAACCGATTTGTGGGCGAAAATCCTTTTTCTAGTGAAAGCGGCGGTACAAATCCCGAATCTTTGGCAAGACAAAGTGTGAGTAAAATACTTTCGCAGCAATTAAACAATCTGGCGGGCGAATTAATTACCGGATTTGAAGTCAATTTTGACCTCGAATCTACAGAAGATTATACAACAGGAACCATGCAAAACAGAACCGATCTTAACGTTGAGGTTTCTAAAAAACTACTCGACGACCGCTTGAAAGTTACTGTTGGAAGCAGTTTTGGCGTTGAAGGTCAGGAACGTGCCAATGAGGAAAGTACCAATATTGCCGGAGACGTTGCACTTGATTATCAGCTTACTAAGGATGGCCGTTATATGGTGCGTGCTTACAGAAAAAATCAGTATCAGGTTGCCGTTGAAGGTCAGGTAATTGAAACCGGAGTTGCCTTTATTATTACCATGAGTTACAACAAATTCAGAGAACTTTTTCATCGAACAGAACAAGAAAAAGAATTAATAAGAGAAGAAAAGATTCGAAAAGAAAAAGAAAAACAAAAAAAGAAAGAGGCTAAAGAAAAGGAAAAACTTGAAGAAGAACAGCAGGAAAATCAAATTGAAGGAAATGAGTAA
- a CDS encoding aromatic amino acid hydroxylase, with product MNASIETNPLLERLPKHLQQFIKPQDYSDYTPINQAVWRYVMRKNVDYLSKVAHHSYLEGLRKTGIEIDSIPSMYGMNRILTEIGWAAVAVDGFIPPNAFMEFQAYNVLVIASDIRQLEHIEYTPAPDIIHEGAGHAPIIANPEYAEYLRRFGEIGCKAISSHKDYQMYEAIRLLSILKEAEDTPQDKIDEAEKAVADLQNDMGELSEMAQIRNLHWWTVEYGLIGTVENPKIYGAGLLSSIGESAHCMTDNVKKIPYDISAANQNFDITQLQPQLYVTPTFSHLSLILEEFANKMALRTGGLSGIKKLIQSNALGTIELSTGLQISGVFTNVIEEEGKPVYIQTTGKTALAYREKELVGHGTLTHPHGFGSPIGKLKGFNLAIEDMSPKDLQAYSIVENETVKLEFEGNIIVEGEIITGSRNLHGEIILISFRNCTVTHGETILFQPEWGNYDMAIGKKVISAFSGPADVNSFDLINIVPSTKTIKAKHTEERDELENLYALVREIRKNKSSKSELKSVFEKLKNSHSNDWLLSVEIVELLNNSDEKQLLQEVLVHLDQLKEKRPEVGHLISGGLDLIFNKEKV from the coding sequence ATGAATGCATCTATAGAAACCAATCCGTTATTAGAACGATTGCCGAAACATTTACAGCAATTTATTAAACCTCAGGATTATAGTGATTACACTCCTATTAATCAGGCGGTTTGGCGATATGTTATGCGTAAAAATGTAGATTATCTTTCAAAAGTTGCGCATCATTCATATTTGGAAGGTTTACGCAAAACCGGAATCGAGATTGATTCTATTCCGAGTATGTACGGAATGAACCGAATTCTTACCGAAATTGGCTGGGCTGCAGTTGCCGTAGACGGATTTATTCCGCCAAATGCTTTTATGGAATTTCAGGCTTACAATGTTTTAGTTATTGCTTCGGATATACGACAACTGGAACACATTGAATATACGCCTGCTCCGGATATCATTCATGAAGGTGCCGGCCACGCTCCTATTATTGCCAATCCTGAATATGCTGAATATTTAAGACGTTTTGGTGAAATTGGCTGCAAAGCAATTTCTTCTCACAAAGATTATCAAATGTATGAAGCGATTCGTTTACTTTCTATTTTAAAAGAAGCCGAAGATACTCCGCAAGACAAAATCGACGAAGCAGAAAAAGCGGTTGCTGATTTGCAAAATGATATGGGCGAATTGTCTGAAATGGCGCAAATTCGTAACCTGCATTGGTGGACAGTTGAATACGGTTTGATTGGAACGGTAGAAAATCCTAAAATTTATGGTGCCGGATTACTTTCTTCTATTGGAGAAAGTGCACATTGTATGACCGATAATGTTAAGAAAATCCCTTATGATATTTCGGCTGCGAATCAAAATTTTGATATTACGCAGTTACAGCCGCAGCTTTATGTAACACCAACATTTTCTCATTTAAGTTTAATTCTGGAAGAATTTGCTAATAAAATGGCTTTAAGAACCGGAGGACTTTCGGGAATTAAAAAATTAATCCAGTCGAATGCTTTAGGAACTATTGAATTGAGTACTGGTTTACAAATTTCCGGAGTTTTTACGAATGTTATTGAAGAAGAAGGAAAACCGGTTTACATTCAGACAACCGGAAAAACAGCTTTGGCTTACCGTGAAAAAGAATTAGTTGGCCATGGAACTTTAACGCATCCGCACGGATTCGGAAGTCCGATTGGGAAACTTAAAGGTTTTAATCTGGCTATTGAAGATATGAGTCCGAAAGATTTACAGGCTTACAGCATTGTAGAAAATGAAACTGTAAAACTGGAATTTGAAGGTAATATTATTGTTGAAGGTGAAATTATTACCGGTTCGAGAAATTTACACGGAGAAATTATTCTGATTAGCTTTAGAAATTGTACCGTAACACACGGCGAAACAATTTTGTTCCAACCAGAATGGGGAAATTACGATATGGCTATTGGTAAAAAAGTAATTTCTGCTTTTTCAGGTCCTGCTGATGTGAATAGTTTTGATTTGATCAATATTGTTCCTTCAACTAAAACTATTAAAGCAAAACATACTGAAGAGCGCGACGAATTAGAAAATTTATACGCTTTAGTTAGAGAAATCAGAAAGAATAAAAGTTCTAAAAGTGAACTGAAATCTGTTTTTGAAAAACTAAAAAACAGTCATTCAAACGATTGGTTATTGTCTGTTGAAATTGTTGAGCTTTTAAATAATTCTGATGAAAAACAGCTTTTACAGGAAGTATTAGTTCATTTGGATCAATTGAAAGAAAAACGTCCTGAAGTGGGACATTTAATTTCTGGTGGTTTGGATTTGATTTTTAATAAAGAAAAGGTTTAA
- a CDS encoding group III truncated hemoglobin has translation METLKDISTLEDIKQMVDSFYANVRKDDLIGPIFNDKLQDRWEPHLQKMYGFWQTILFDVRAYSGTPFPPHKQLPVDKTHFDRWIQIFNTTIDAQFAGVITDEAKMRAANMAFMFSHKIEYFRNAENELRNSANKS, from the coding sequence ATGGAAACACTTAAAGATATTTCAACCCTGGAAGATATTAAACAAATGGTCGACAGCTTTTATGCGAATGTTCGCAAAGACGATTTAATTGGTCCTATCTTTAATGATAAACTGCAGGACCGCTGGGAACCGCATTTGCAAAAAATGTATGGTTTTTGGCAGACTATTTTGTTTGATGTTAGAGCATATTCAGGAACTCCGTTTCCTCCGCATAAACAATTACCGGTAGATAAAACTCATTTTGACCGCTGGATCCAGATTTTTAATACGACAATCGACGCTCAGTTTGCCGGGGTAATTACAGATGAAGCTAAAATGCGTGCTGCAAATATGGCTTTTATGTTCAGCCATAAAATTGAATATTTTAGAAATGCTGAAAATGAATTAAGAAACTCAGCAAATAAATCTTAA
- a CDS encoding BamA/TamA family outer membrane protein: MSKKHNHIKITLKCMVLFSLFFVLGCSNTKYLPEGDLLYTGGSVTVKDSIMKKKERKALETELEGLLRPKPNKKFLGLRPKLWIYNIAGEPKKQKGTRYWLRNKVGEPPVLFSQVDLDYNAAVLRNFTENRGYFKTRVSADSTVRNKRVTAEYTVTPKKQYIIKSVTFPDDSLAMSRIIGRSSRRSLLKVGKPYDLDVIKAERERIDARLKEKGYFYFNPDYLLAQVDSSKGDHEVKVRIVIKPDTPPKALTAYKINKIFVYPNYSLTNDSAVYRKRNITQYKDFTIIDTTETFKPRVYDRTIYFKKGDLYNRKDHNLTLNRFVNLGTFSFVKNEFKPSDSIPKTLDSYYFLTLLPKKFIRVEVLGKTNSASYTGTEVNVNWNNRNFFKGAELFTVSVFGGADFQLGGVNKGKNIYKLGGEVSLTWPRFITPFHIQGNSEYVPRTKATLRYEYQKRTQLYALNSFNASFGYLWKENIRKEHQLNVMDITYVSPNHVTEEYLEDIQQDPALEKVIEKQLIFGPTYSYTYTNTMQKRRKNTIYFNGELDLAGNITGLVSGADYPNNVKTIFDVPFSQYVKIKSDFRHYLKLGKESELASRLIVGAGFAYGNSNTLPTSKQFVVGGTNSIRAFRARTLGPGSYVIPPTTNNNYTPDQSADLKLEFNTEYRAKLFSIVRGAVFLDAGNIWLLHADPNKPGAEISKDFMKELAVGAGVGLRFDLSFLILRTDLAMPLRNPALPDGQRWVIDDINFGSGPWRKDNLILNIAIGYPF, encoded by the coding sequence ATGAGTAAAAAACATAATCATATAAAAATTACTTTAAAGTGTATGGTGCTGTTTTCCTTGTTTTTTGTTTTAGGATGCAGTAACACAAAATATCTTCCGGAAGGCGATTTGCTTTACACAGGAGGTTCTGTAACGGTGAAAGATTCGATCATGAAAAAGAAAGAAAGAAAAGCACTCGAAACAGAACTAGAAGGCTTACTGCGCCCGAAACCAAATAAAAAATTTCTGGGTTTACGACCAAAATTATGGATTTATAATATTGCCGGAGAACCTAAAAAACAAAAAGGAACAAGATACTGGCTTAGAAATAAAGTGGGAGAACCGCCAGTACTTTTCAGTCAGGTTGATTTAGATTATAATGCGGCAGTACTGCGCAATTTTACCGAAAATCGCGGTTATTTTAAAACCCGAGTAAGTGCCGATTCTACTGTTCGCAACAAAAGAGTTACGGCAGAATATACAGTAACACCCAAAAAACAATACATTATAAAGAGTGTAACTTTCCCGGACGATTCTCTGGCAATGTCAAGAATTATAGGAAGATCAAGCCGAAGAAGTTTATTAAAAGTAGGGAAACCGTATGATCTCGATGTCATAAAAGCCGAGAGAGAACGAATCGATGCCAGACTAAAAGAAAAAGGCTATTTTTATTTTAATCCCGATTATCTTTTGGCTCAGGTAGACAGCAGCAAAGGCGATCATGAAGTAAAAGTGAGAATCGTAATAAAACCAGATACGCCGCCAAAAGCGCTTACAGCTTATAAAATCAACAAGATATTTGTTTACCCAAATTATTCGCTTACCAATGATAGTGCGGTTTACAGAAAAAGAAACATTACGCAATACAAAGATTTTACTATCATAGATACAACAGAAACCTTTAAACCAAGAGTTTATGATCGAACTATCTATTTTAAAAAAGGAGATTTGTATAACCGAAAAGACCATAATCTTACCTTAAACCGTTTTGTAAATCTGGGGACTTTTAGTTTTGTAAAAAACGAATTCAAACCTTCAGACAGTATTCCAAAAACGCTAGATTCGTATTATTTTCTAACGCTTCTGCCGAAAAAATTTATTCGTGTTGAGGTTTTAGGAAAAACAAATTCTGCCAGTTATACCGGAACTGAAGTCAATGTAAACTGGAATAACAGAAACTTTTTTAAAGGTGCAGAACTATTTACGGTTTCTGTTTTTGGCGGTGCCGATTTCCAGCTTGGAGGAGTTAATAAAGGGAAAAATATTTATAAACTTGGAGGAGAAGTCAGTTTGACCTGGCCAAGATTTATAACACCGTTTCATATTCAGGGAAACAGTGAATATGTACCGAGAACAAAAGCAACGCTTCGATACGAATATCAAAAAAGAACACAATTGTATGCCTTAAATTCTTTTAATGCTTCTTTTGGATATTTATGGAAAGAAAATATTCGAAAAGAACATCAGTTAAATGTGATGGATATTACTTATGTCAGTCCAAACCATGTTACGGAAGAATATTTAGAAGATATTCAGCAAGATCCAGCATTAGAAAAAGTAATTGAAAAACAATTGATTTTTGGCCCGACATACAGCTATACGTATACCAACACGATGCAGAAACGCCGAAAAAATACAATCTATTTTAATGGTGAATTAGATTTGGCAGGAAATATTACCGGACTGGTCAGCGGTGCAGATTATCCAAACAATGTAAAAACCATATTTGATGTTCCGTTTAGTCAGTATGTAAAAATCAAGTCAGATTTCAGGCATTATTTGAAATTAGGAAAAGAAAGCGAACTAGCCAGCCGATTAATTGTTGGTGCAGGATTTGCTTACGGAAATTCAAATACACTGCCAACATCCAAACAATTTGTAGTAGGAGGGACTAATAGTATTCGAGCCTTTAGAGCCAGAACTTTAGGCCCGGGAAGTTATGTAATTCCGCCAACGACAAACAACAATTATACACCAGATCAGTCTGCCGATTTAAAATTAGAATTCAATACAGAATATCGTGCTAAACTATTTAGTATTGTAAGGGGAGCCGTGTTTTTAGACGCCGGAAACATTTGGCTTTTACATGCCGATCCAAATAAACCCGGAGCCGAAATCTCAAAAGATTTTATGAAAGAACTAGCTGTTGGCGCAGGTGTTGGATTACGATTTGATTTGTCTTTTTTAATTTTAAGAACCGATTTGGCGATGCCGCTTCGAAATCCCGCATTACCGGACGGACAAAGATGGGTTATTGACGATATTAACTTCGGAAGCGGTCCTTGGCGAAAAGATAACCTGATTTTAAATATAGCGATTGGATATCCATTCTAG